In a single window of the Notamacropus eugenii isolate mMacEug1 chromosome 4, mMacEug1.pri_v2, whole genome shotgun sequence genome:
- the SYBU gene encoding syntabulin isoform X4, producing the protein MPHQASRGPHGRNNGSSSYKSGNSPPSREKDLMSVLCRNQQSPVNVHPNYGPSSPSSSNSGSYKGSDSSPIMRRPGRYMSCGENHGVKPPNPEQYLTPLQQKEVTVRHLKTKLKESESRLQERETEIAELKSQLARMREDWIEEECHRVEAQLALKEARKEIKQLKQVIETMRSSLADKDKGIQKYFVDINIQNKKLESLLQSMEMAQNGSLRDEQCLDYLCDSPEKSLPPSTAYGKIVDAQALEDQTTEEGAESELLAIESTENSTDLFEEIIMATTTESGDLSLLQSTSISSPLKTKAFEMAPVSQEECSVVIEQAIQTDVVPYSPDVEQLIQNMLKLQDPLPSSPSSLDESEADLIEGFPEATSTLMIDLTPSDPNSAILLSPMETPYSKMEVGSHENRVMRELDFMAYPEERFGNVIHLSQAGIVKQYWSNNFLVDLLAVAAPIIPTVMWAFSTQRGGIDPVYNIGALLRGCCLVALHSLRRTPFHIQT; encoded by the exons TCGTGGTCCTCATGGACGGAATAATGGATCTTCATCTTACAAGTCTGGCAACAGCCCACCTTCACGTGAGAAAGACCTCATGTCTGTATTGTGTAGGAATCAACAGAGCCCTGTTAATGTCCATCCAAATTATGGGCCTTCGTCCCCCAGTAGCAGTAACTCTGGCTCATATAAAGGAAGTGATAGCAGCCCAATCATGAG GCGACCTGGGAGATATATGTCTTGTGGTGAAAATCATGGTGTTAAACCTCCAAACCCAGAGCAATATTTGACTCCCCTACAGCAGAAAGAAGTTACAGTGAGACACCTCAAAACCAAACTGAAAGAATCTGAGAGCAGACTTCAAGAAAG GGAAACAGAAATTGCAGAACTCAAATCTCAGTTGGCCCGTATGCGAGAGGACTGGATTGAAGAGGAGTGCCATCGAGTGGAAGCTCAGTTGGCcttaaaggaggcaagaaaagagattaagcagctgaagcaggtcaTTGAGACCATGAGGAGCAGCCTGGCTGATAAAGACAAGGGAATACAGAAGTACTTTGTAGACATAAACATCCAAAATAAGAAACTAGAATCCTTACTTCAGAgtatggagatggcccagaatggaTCTCTGAGGGATGAACAATGTCTAGACTATCTCTGTGATTCCCCAGAGAAAAGTTTACCTCCCAGCACTGCCTATGGAAAAATAGTGGATGCACAGGCTTTGGAAGACCAAACCACAGAAGAAGGAGCTGAGAGTGAGTTACTGGCCATTGAAAGCACAGAGAATAGCACAGATTTGTTTGAAGAGATTATTATGGCTACTACTACAGAGTCTGGTGACCTGTCCCTCTTACAATCCACATCCATTTCCTCACCACTTAAAACAAAGGCATTTGAAATGGCCCCAGTCAGTCAGGAGGAGTGCAGTGTGGTGATAGAACAGGCCATTCAGACTGATGTGGTGCCATATAGTCCTGATGTAGAGCAGCTCATTCAGAATATGCTCAAGTTGCAAGACCCTCTTCCCTCAAGCCCATCATCCCTCGATGAGTCTGAGGCTGACCTGATAGAAGGCTTCCCGGAGGCCACTTCTACTTTGATGATTGATCTCACACCAAGTGATCCAAACTCTGCCATTCTTCTGTCTCCTATGGAGACACCATACAGCAAGATGGAAGTTGGAAGTCATGAAAACCGGGTCATGAGGGAACTGGATTTCATGGCCTACCCTGAAGAAAGATTTGGCAATGTCATTCATCTCTCTCAGGCAGGAATTGTGAAGCAGTACTGGAGCAACAATTTCCTGGTGGATCTTTTGGCTGTAGCAGCCCCTATAATCCCCACGGTCATGTGGGCATTTAGTACTCAAAGAGGCGGCATTGATCCAGTCTATAATATCGGAGCATTGCTCCGGGGCTGTTGTCTGGTCGCCCTGCATTCTCTCCGCCGAACCCCATTCCATATTCAAACCTAA
- the SYBU gene encoding syntabulin isoform X3 has protein sequence MSSSTAGNKRASFPRNRGPHGRNNGSSSYKSGNSPPSREKDLMSVLCRNQQSPVNVHPNYGPSSPSSSNSGSYKGSDSSPIMRRPGRYMSCGENHGVKPPNPEQYLTPLQQKEVTVRHLKTKLKESESRLQERETEIAELKSQLARMREDWIEEECHRVEAQLALKEARKEIKQLKQVIETMRSSLADKDKGIQKYFVDINIQNKKLESLLQSMEMAQNGSLRDEQCLDYLCDSPEKSLPPSTAYGKIVDAQALEDQTTEEGAESELLAIESTENSTDLFEEIIMATTTESGDLSLLQSTSISSPLKTKAFEMAPVSQEECSVVIEQAIQTDVVPYSPDVEQLIQNMLKLQDPLPSSPSSLDESEADLIEGFPEATSTLMIDLTPSDPNSAILLSPMETPYSKMEVGSHENRVMRELDFMAYPEERFGNVIHLSQAGIVKQYWSNNFLVDLLAVAAPIIPTVMWAFSTQRGGIDPVYNIGALLRGCCLVALHSLRRTPFHIQT, from the exons ATGTCCTCCTCCACTGCTGGAAATAAGCGAGCCTCTTTTCCGCGCAA TCGTGGTCCTCATGGACGGAATAATGGATCTTCATCTTACAAGTCTGGCAACAGCCCACCTTCACGTGAGAAAGACCTCATGTCTGTATTGTGTAGGAATCAACAGAGCCCTGTTAATGTCCATCCAAATTATGGGCCTTCGTCCCCCAGTAGCAGTAACTCTGGCTCATATAAAGGAAGTGATAGCAGCCCAATCATGAG GCGACCTGGGAGATATATGTCTTGTGGTGAAAATCATGGTGTTAAACCTCCAAACCCAGAGCAATATTTGACTCCCCTACAGCAGAAAGAAGTTACAGTGAGACACCTCAAAACCAAACTGAAAGAATCTGAGAGCAGACTTCAAGAAAG GGAAACAGAAATTGCAGAACTCAAATCTCAGTTGGCCCGTATGCGAGAGGACTGGATTGAAGAGGAGTGCCATCGAGTGGAAGCTCAGTTGGCcttaaaggaggcaagaaaagagattaagcagctgaagcaggtcaTTGAGACCATGAGGAGCAGCCTGGCTGATAAAGACAAGGGAATACAGAAGTACTTTGTAGACATAAACATCCAAAATAAGAAACTAGAATCCTTACTTCAGAgtatggagatggcccagaatggaTCTCTGAGGGATGAACAATGTCTAGACTATCTCTGTGATTCCCCAGAGAAAAGTTTACCTCCCAGCACTGCCTATGGAAAAATAGTGGATGCACAGGCTTTGGAAGACCAAACCACAGAAGAAGGAGCTGAGAGTGAGTTACTGGCCATTGAAAGCACAGAGAATAGCACAGATTTGTTTGAAGAGATTATTATGGCTACTACTACAGAGTCTGGTGACCTGTCCCTCTTACAATCCACATCCATTTCCTCACCACTTAAAACAAAGGCATTTGAAATGGCCCCAGTCAGTCAGGAGGAGTGCAGTGTGGTGATAGAACAGGCCATTCAGACTGATGTGGTGCCATATAGTCCTGATGTAGAGCAGCTCATTCAGAATATGCTCAAGTTGCAAGACCCTCTTCCCTCAAGCCCATCATCCCTCGATGAGTCTGAGGCTGACCTGATAGAAGGCTTCCCGGAGGCCACTTCTACTTTGATGATTGATCTCACACCAAGTGATCCAAACTCTGCCATTCTTCTGTCTCCTATGGAGACACCATACAGCAAGATGGAAGTTGGAAGTCATGAAAACCGGGTCATGAGGGAACTGGATTTCATGGCCTACCCTGAAGAAAGATTTGGCAATGTCATTCATCTCTCTCAGGCAGGAATTGTGAAGCAGTACTGGAGCAACAATTTCCTGGTGGATCTTTTGGCTGTAGCAGCCCCTATAATCCCCACGGTCATGTGGGCATTTAGTACTCAAAGAGGCGGCATTGATCCAGTCTATAATATCGGAGCATTGCTCCGGGGCTGTTGTCTGGTCGCCCTGCATTCTCTCCGCCGAACCCCATTCCATATTCAAACCTAA